The Fibrobacter sp. UWB11 genome includes the window CGAAATCTTTGATAGGGATGAATTGACTTGCGCTCATCGAACACTCCCGTTTGGGACTAAGTTAAAGGTTGTCCGTGTTAAAACGGGGGCATCTGTTATTGTTCGTGTAAATGACCGTGGCCCTTATGCAAAAAAGCGTGTGCTGGATTTGAGCGAAGCTGCCGCAAAGGCCATTGGGCTTGATAAAGCCGGCCATGGACAAATCAAAGCTACAGTCGTAGAATAGGCGGCTTGTCACTACAGTCATCCCGCACTTGTTGTCTTTGACTACTTGCAGCTTTGCTGCTTAGTAGTCATGATCCGCGAATGGGGACGGGATCGCCTTACACATTTTTTTTGCGATTTGTTGAAATGTCAGCTTTTGACACCTTGTGATTCTATATTAGTGCTCGTAAAAACACTAAGTCACTGAAGGTGAAAAATGAAGCGCAAAACAGTTAAGGTCAATAAGCAT containing:
- a CDS encoding septal ring lytic transglycosylase RlpA family protein, coding for MHSLRFVVILLCVMFAFSGCSGATHRKGYTRVTKASRVQEKAEIGYTFSGDASFYGKGFDGKKTASGEIFDRDELTCAHRTLPFGTKLKVVRVKTGASVIVRVNDRGPYAKKRVLDLSEAAAKAIGLDKAGHGQIKATVVE